The following coding sequences lie in one Chitinophagaceae bacterium genomic window:
- the hutH gene encoding histidine ammonia-lyase: MSPTHQISADHLSLEKINEIIAGNYKLALSESAQQKIIVCRNYLDQKLKNSDHPFYGINTGFGSLRNIRISNHQIEELQENLVMSHACGVGEEVPQQIVKLMLLLKIQSLSYGNSAVDISTVWRLIDFYNHDILPVIFQKGSLGASGDLAPLAHLSLPLLGKGEVNFQNQKIPASEILKAFNWKPIELQSKEGLALLNGTQFMSAYATWILLQSKKLSRQADLIACMSLDAFHCRLDPFNELIHHVRPHPGQKETAANVLKILDGSEIVKEEKTDIQDPYSFRCIPQVHGASKDAIGYCESVFTIEVNSVTDNPNVFPDADTIVSGGNFHGQPLALALDFLAIALAELGSISERRTYLLVSGQRNLPPYLIATPGVNSGMMIPQYTAAALVSENKQLCSPSSVDSIMSSNGQEDHVSMGANGATKCFRVLKNLENILAIELLNAAQALEFRHPVKSSERIESFFNAYREIVSFNQADRILSDDIKKSRDFLASYQWQRNDY; encoded by the coding sequence ATGTCTCCAACCCATCAAATTAGTGCTGATCATCTCTCACTTGAAAAGATAAATGAGATTATCGCAGGCAACTATAAACTGGCGCTTTCAGAAAGCGCGCAGCAAAAAATTATTGTCTGTCGCAATTACCTGGATCAAAAATTAAAAAATTCTGATCACCCGTTTTATGGTATTAACACAGGTTTTGGTTCATTGAGAAACATCCGTATTTCCAACCATCAGATTGAAGAATTGCAGGAAAACCTTGTGATGAGTCATGCGTGCGGAGTGGGAGAGGAAGTGCCGCAGCAAATTGTGAAACTTATGTTGCTGCTGAAGATTCAATCACTGTCGTATGGTAATTCTGCTGTTGATATCAGCACTGTTTGGCGACTCATTGATTTTTACAATCATGATATTCTTCCTGTCATTTTTCAGAAAGGATCGCTCGGCGCATCAGGCGATCTTGCTCCTTTGGCACATTTAAGTCTGCCACTTTTAGGAAAGGGAGAGGTGAATTTTCAAAACCAAAAAATACCTGCTTCGGAAATACTGAAAGCATTCAACTGGAAGCCCATCGAACTTCAATCTAAAGAAGGATTGGCGTTGCTGAACGGAACACAATTCATGAGCGCTTATGCAACATGGATTTTATTGCAATCAAAAAAATTGAGCAGGCAAGCTGATTTGATTGCCTGCATGTCGCTGGATGCATTTCATTGCCGGCTTGATCCGTTCAATGAATTGATACATCATGTAAGGCCACATCCCGGACAAAAAGAAACGGCTGCAAATGTTTTAAAAATTTTGGACGGCAGTGAAATTGTAAAAGAAGAAAAAACAGATATCCAGGATCCTTATTCCTTCCGTTGCATTCCACAAGTACATGGAGCGTCAAAAGATGCTATTGGCTATTGCGAATCAGTTTTTACTATTGAAGTCAATTCAGTGACTGATAATCCGAATGTGTTTCCGGACGCTGATACGATTGTGAGCGGTGGTAATTTTCACGGACAACCACTTGCGCTTGCGTTAGATTTTTTAGCAATTGCACTTGCGGAATTAGGAAGTATAAGTGAACGAAGAACTTATTTACTTGTTAGCGGCCAGAGAAATTTACCACCGTATTTGATTGCAACTCCCGGAGTGAATTCAGGAATGATGATTCCGCAATATACAGCGGCCGCATTGGTGAGCGAAAATAAACAGCTCTGCTCTCCGTCTTCAGTGGATTCGATCATGTCATCAAACGGACAGGAAGATCACGTGAGCATGGGAGCAAATGGTGCTACGAAATGTTTCAGGGTACTGAAAAATCTTGAAAACATTCTGGCAATAGAATTGTTGAATGCAGCGCAGGCGCTTGAATTCAGGCATCCGGTGAAGAGCAGTGAAAGGATAGAGTCTTTTTTTAATGCTTACCGCGAAATAGTTTCTTTTAACCAGGCAGACAGAATACTGAGCGACGACATAAAAAAGAGCAGGGACTTTTTAGCTTCCTACCAGTGGCAAAGGAATGATTATTGA
- a CDS encoding acyl-CoA desaturase, with translation MVILIFFACHWYFSLFFQTFFHHRYSAHQMFTMSKPMEKVFIFLSWLTQGSSYLSPYSYGILHRLHHAYADTEKDPHSPKYDKNIWAMMWRTKIIYMEILHDTYPVEEKFKKDLPYWPAFEKFADSWYSRIAWGAFYVIFYMMFATHWWMFLLLPIHFLMGPFHGAVINWFAHTIGTVRFKMSDTSKNLLPVDFLMLGESYHNNHHSHPGRANFGIKWYEIDPVYPFIKMFHWMHIIRLKPLAVNA, from the coding sequence ATGGTCATTCTCATTTTCTTTGCATGTCACTGGTACTTCTCCCTTTTCTTCCAGACTTTTTTTCACCATCGCTATTCTGCACACCAGATGTTCACGATGTCGAAACCAATGGAAAAGGTGTTTATTTTTCTTTCATGGCTTACCCAAGGCTCTTCTTACCTGAGTCCTTATTCATACGGAATTCTTCACCGTTTACACCATGCTTATGCTGACACGGAAAAAGATCCGCATTCACCTAAATATGATAAGAATATTTGGGCGATGATGTGGCGTACGAAGATCATCTACATGGAAATTTTACATGATACTTATCCTGTGGAAGAGAAATTTAAAAAAGACCTTCCTTACTGGCCTGCTTTTGAAAAGTTTGCAGATAGCTGGTACAGCCGCATAGCCTGGGGCGCCTTCTATGTTATTTTTTACATGATGTTTGCTACACATTGGTGGATGTTCCTGTTGCTGCCGATTCACTTTTTGATGGGCCCATTTCATGGCGCAGTCATCAATTGGTTTGCGCACACGATTGGAACTGTGAGATTTAAAATGAGTGATACCAGCAAAAACCTGCTTCCTGTAGATTTCCTGATGCTGGGAGAAAGCTATCACAACAATCATCACAGTCATCCGGGCCGCGCGAACTTCGGTATTAAGTGGTATGAAATTGATCCGGTGTATCCGTTCATCAAAATGTTTCATTGGATGCACATCATCCGGCTGAAACCGTTGGCGGTAAACGCATAA
- a CDS encoding T9SS type A sorting domain-containing protein, which translates to MWQKYILTISVLFSINNVQGQQLYLDLYQTIGEDTSIQCMDATDAYSIWGTELWVGTDKGLFNISNSGKVLFDSFNSPLPDNDITAVDESNDVWVGTNHGICRIDMPSVSWNCYNTSNSSLTSDSITSILAIGYDSVWIGTRNGLVLYTSLNDTFESFTALNSLLPGNNIQCLERYYFNPDQNYQKPLYVGTDSGMVIINGNNWKVYTTINSPLTSNDIRSLAIDDFHFPDLSLWIGSYGGGIIHLDDTAWTSYCTNNQLIKTDSLDFTAFIWFGEITGSKSDSLYLRAEGYEDEFQTFQSDISNPLTAVSINRGNGSWLWVATANEIYRGDFTGSINSISSAIPKWKASIEGNKLILSEIPVSTEKLILKIYDLTGKCYFQQQFVNYSHSSNMFDIPELSTSTYIVQLQQSNKIETVKVIKAK; encoded by the coding sequence ATGTGGCAAAAATACATCCTCACTATCTCAGTTTTATTTAGTATCAACAATGTACAGGGACAACAATTGTATTTGGATCTTTATCAAACGATCGGGGAAGATACCTCCATTCAATGTATGGATGCAACTGATGCATACTCTATTTGGGGAACTGAATTGTGGGTTGGTACAGACAAAGGTTTGTTTAACATCAGCAACTCCGGCAAGGTGCTTTTTGATTCATTTAACTCACCATTGCCTGATAATGATATTACTGCGGTAGATGAAAGCAATGATGTTTGGGTAGGTACGAACCATGGGATTTGCCGAATCGACATGCCAAGTGTTTCCTGGAATTGTTACAATACATCCAATTCATCCCTGACTTCTGATTCTATTACTTCAATATTAGCAATAGGTTACGACTCCGTTTGGATTGGTACAAGAAATGGACTGGTTTTGTACACCAGTCTGAATGATACTTTTGAATCATTTACCGCACTCAACTCACTGTTACCAGGAAATAATATACAATGCCTGGAACGGTATTACTTTAATCCTGACCAAAATTATCAAAAGCCTCTGTATGTGGGGACCGATTCCGGTATGGTAATTATCAATGGTAACAACTGGAAAGTTTACACCACCATTAACTCACCACTTACCAGTAATGATATCAGATCACTGGCAATCGATGATTTTCATTTTCCCGATCTCTCTCTTTGGATCGGTTCCTATGGCGGTGGAATTATTCATTTGGATGATACAGCCTGGACTTCTTATTGTACAAATAATCAATTGATAAAGACAGACAGTCTGGATTTTACTGCATTTATCTGGTTTGGAGAAATAACGGGATCGAAAAGTGATTCGCTTTATCTAAGAGCTGAAGGTTATGAAGATGAATTTCAAACCTTTCAATCCGATATCTCAAATCCCTTAACAGCAGTTTCCATCAATAGAGGAAATGGTTCATGGCTTTGGGTTGCAACAGCAAATGAGATATATCGTGGTGACTTTACCGGAAGTATTAATTCTATTTCTTCAGCAATTCCAAAATGGAAGGCATCAATTGAAGGCAATAAACTAATTCTTTCCGAAATCCCGGTTTCGACTGAAAAATTGATTTTGAAAATTTATGATTTGACTGGGAAATGTTATTTCCAACAGCAATTCGTCAACTATTCGCACTCTTCCAATATGTTTGATATTCCCGAACTTTCCACATCTACATATATTGTTCAGTTGCAGCAATCAAACAAGATCGAAACGGTAAAAGTGATAAAAGCAAAGTAA
- a CDS encoding TIGR02757 family protein, which yields MNEFLKLKLFLDEKACYFNRPEFILSDPVSIPHRFSKLQDIEISGFFAATLAWGNRTSILNSCARLMEYMDHAPYEFVLHHQEKDLQPFLHFKHRTFNATDVLYFIHFFKQFYQNHQSLEEVFVKFLPAKSENIGPALAGFHDFFFADENAPKRTRKHIATPVRNSACKRMNMFLRWMVRKDNCGVDFGLWKKIKPSQLICPCDVHVDRVARKLGLITSKQTNWKTALELTAKLKTFDPTDPVKYDFALFGLGVVEKF from the coding sequence ATGAATGAATTCTTAAAATTAAAGCTATTTCTGGATGAAAAAGCATGCTATTTCAACAGGCCTGAATTCATTTTATCCGATCCCGTCAGCATTCCACATCGCTTTTCAAAATTGCAGGATATTGAAATCTCCGGATTCTTTGCTGCAACGCTTGCATGGGGAAACCGGACCTCGATTTTAAACAGCTGTGCACGTTTAATGGAATACATGGATCATGCGCCATATGAATTTGTATTACATCATCAGGAAAAAGATCTCCAGCCTTTTCTACATTTCAAACACCGCACTTTCAATGCAACGGACGTATTGTACTTCATTCATTTCTTCAAACAGTTTTATCAAAACCATCAATCACTGGAAGAAGTTTTCGTAAAATTTCTTCCTGCTAAGTCAGAAAATATAGGACCTGCACTCGCCGGTTTTCACGATTTCTTTTTTGCAGATGAAAATGCACCCAAGCGAACCCGGAAACATATTGCAACACCTGTCCGGAATTCCGCTTGCAAACGAATGAACATGTTTCTGCGCTGGATGGTGAGAAAGGATAATTGCGGAGTTGATTTCGGACTTTGGAAAAAAATAAAACCGTCGCAATTAATTTGTCCGTGTGATGTGCATGTTGATCGTGTCGCCAGAAAATTAGGACTTATTACAAGCAAGCAAACCAATTGGAAAACTGCGTTGGAGCTAACTGCAAAACTCAAAACATTTGATCCGACTGATCCGGTGAAATACGATTTTGCATTGTTTGGTTTGGGGGTGGTGGAGAAATTTTGA
- a CDS encoding GIY-YIG nuclease family protein, producing the protein MKTGAINPYCAYITSNPNRTVFYTGVTNDLERRVYEHQQNRGNKKTFAGRYFCYELVYYECYPNMQMAIKREDEIKDLSREKKVELIKTMNPKMKKLLIG; encoded by the coding sequence ATGAAAACAGGAGCAATCAATCCCTATTGTGCATATATCACATCAAATCCTAACAGGACAGTCTTTTATACTGGTGTTACTAATGATCTTGAACGCAGAGTATATGAACATCAGCAGAATCGTGGTAACAAGAAAACATTTGCCGGTAGATATTTTTGTTACGAACTCGTTTACTATGAATGTTATCCTAATATGCAAATGGCGATCAAACGGGAAGACGAGATTAAGGATTTGAGTCGGGAGAAGAAAGTTGAGCTGATAAAGACAATGAATCCCAAAATGAAGAAGCTGTTGATTGGCTAG
- a CDS encoding glycoside hydrolase family 9 protein has translation MKKTFRSRIMVLAFVLINCYVFASYAGPIKVNYHIHVDQFGYRCDAVKIAVISNPQTGYNSNDHFLPGTGNNKYEVRRWSDDVAVFTGTIKPWSSGATHLQSGDKVWWFTFSSVSTPGDYYIYDKTNKVGSCKFHIGDNTYNEAMNAAMRTFYYQRCGVAKSTPFAGTGWTDNACHLGAQQDLDCRLVTNPNISTTRDLHGGWHDAGDYNKYVNFTWSTMISMLLAYEENPTVWSDDYAIPESGNAIPDLLDELRYELQWLLRMQEDNGSLLSVVGTQNFASASPPSADAAFRRYGPATTSASLTASAIFALAAIQFNGLNTPAMTAFADTLETAAVNAYNWAIANPNITFYNSGTVAAGEQEVDDYGRLVRKIASACFLYKLTGNTVYRDVFDNNYNSVHLMQWQYAYPFEGTEQDVLLYYTKVNGKTSAIASAIKSAFSNSVKTNNPDNYPAYKNKTDAYIAFMADQNYTWGNNEFKCVQGSMFMNMVRYNLNGTNATNYKSAAAGFIHYLHGINPVSITYLSNMYAAGGDTCANEFYNSWFTDGSALWDRVGVSTYGPPPGFIPGGANPSYSLDPCCPNGCGGSNSLCNASAVTPPLNQPIQKSYRDWNANWPQDSWSITENAIYTQAAYVKLLSWFLGGTCNAFSGKEEVSLQKISLLLYPNPAGDIITIDADDYNDESVKISIYSMDGRIVLEENNARLPLQLSVHSLLPGNYILMMQSDQQMLTGKFSKQ, from the coding sequence ATGAAAAAAACGTTCCGCTCAAGAATCATGGTGTTAGCCTTCGTATTGATCAACTGTTACGTATTTGCATCTTATGCAGGGCCAATCAAAGTAAACTACCATATTCATGTTGACCAGTTCGGATACCGGTGCGATGCAGTTAAGATTGCAGTGATCAGTAATCCACAAACCGGCTACAATTCGAACGATCATTTTCTTCCGGGTACGGGAAACAATAAATATGAGGTACGCAGGTGGAGTGATGATGTAGCTGTTTTCACAGGCACCATCAAACCATGGAGCAGTGGAGCAACGCATCTTCAATCCGGAGACAAGGTTTGGTGGTTTACCTTTTCTTCTGTGAGCACGCCGGGAGATTATTACATCTATGATAAAACCAACAAGGTTGGTTCGTGTAAATTTCACATCGGCGATAACACCTATAATGAAGCGATGAATGCCGCGATGCGGACTTTTTATTATCAGCGTTGCGGCGTTGCGAAATCAACTCCGTTTGCAGGCACCGGATGGACGGACAATGCCTGTCATCTCGGAGCACAGCAGGATCTTGATTGCAGATTAGTGACGAATCCCAATATTTCAACCACGCGAGACCTGCATGGCGGATGGCATGATGCGGGTGATTACAACAAGTATGTAAACTTCACATGGAGCACGATGATTTCCATGCTGCTGGCCTATGAAGAAAATCCAACTGTATGGAGTGATGATTATGCAATTCCGGAATCGGGTAATGCCATTCCTGATTTGTTGGATGAACTGCGGTATGAGCTGCAATGGTTGCTCCGGATGCAGGAAGACAATGGTTCGCTGCTGAGTGTGGTGGGAACACAAAATTTTGCCTCAGCCTCACCACCTTCTGCTGATGCAGCATTCAGAAGATATGGACCGGCCACTACTTCTGCTTCTCTGACAGCTTCCGCCATTTTCGCATTGGCTGCCATTCAGTTCAATGGATTGAACACTCCTGCAATGACTGCATTTGCAGACACATTGGAAACAGCAGCAGTGAATGCATACAACTGGGCCATTGCAAATCCAAACATTACCTTTTATAATTCAGGCACAGTAGCCGCCGGCGAACAGGAAGTAGATGATTATGGAAGACTGGTTCGGAAAATTGCTTCGGCCTGTTTTCTATATAAGCTTACAGGAAACACTGTTTACCGTGATGTGTTCGATAACAATTATAACAGTGTTCATTTGATGCAATGGCAATATGCTTATCCGTTTGAGGGAACGGAGCAGGATGTCCTTTTATATTATACCAAGGTGAATGGAAAAACTTCAGCGATAGCTTCTGCTATAAAAAGCGCTTTCAGCAATTCAGTGAAAACAAATAATCCGGATAATTATCCTGCTTATAAAAACAAGACAGACGCTTATATTGCTTTTATGGCAGATCAAAATTATACGTGGGGCAATAATGAATTCAAATGTGTGCAGGGTTCGATGTTCATGAATATGGTACGTTACAATTTAAATGGCACCAATGCCACCAACTATAAATCCGCAGCAGCAGGATTTATTCATTATCTGCATGGAATTAATCCTGTCAGCATTACCTACCTGAGCAATATGTATGCAGCAGGCGGAGATACCTGCGCGAATGAATTTTATAACAGTTGGTTTACCGATGGCAGTGCGCTTTGGGATCGTGTTGGCGTGTCAACTTATGGGCCTCCGCCCGGATTTATTCCCGGCGGCGCCAATCCATCTTACAGCCTTGATCCGTGCTGTCCGAATGGATGTGGTGGATCGAATAGCTTGTGCAATGCCTCGGCAGTAACCCCGCCTTTAAATCAGCCAATTCAAAAATCATATCGTGACTGGAATGCGAACTGGCCGCAGGATTCCTGGTCAATTACGGAAAATGCGATCTATACACAAGCAGCTTATGTGAAATTACTGTCGTGGTTCTTAGGTGGCACCTGCAATGCATTCAGCGGGAAGGAAGAAGTTTCGTTGCAAAAAATTTCGTTATTGCTGTATCCAAATCCAGCCGGCGATATCATTACTATTGATGCAGATGATTACAATGACGAGTCAGTTAAAATCAGCATCTATTCTATGGATGGAAGAATTGTTCTGGAAGAAAATAATGCACGGTTGCCGTTGCAACTTTCTGTTCATAGTTTGTTGCCGGGAAACTATATACTGATGATGCAATCGGATCAGCAAATGCTGACGGGAAAGTTTTCGAAACAGTAG
- a CDS encoding fumarylacetoacetate hydrolase family protein, with amino-acid sequence MKLISYYNPTDEQDHLAMVHEENYYDLQDMDWRLPGNMQLFLYGGDESFEVALEYDHLLKEGKSIRARPRPLADAKLMAPVPQPTSCRDGYAFRQHVAAARRNRKVEMIPEFDEYPIFYFTNHNSIQGPGEIVCMPDHFQKLDFELEVAIVINRKGRNIRAEEADSYIGGYMIMNDMSARILQMEEMKLNLGPAKGKDFSTVIGPWLVTPEELESFKVPCKEGHTGNNYNLDMKCWVNNKLVSSGNMRDMDWTFAEIIERASYGVDLLPGDVIGSGTVGTGCFLELNGTGKLENPAYEEQWLQEGDVVEMEITGLGRLSNTIVKDESDFSILALKKNS; translated from the coding sequence ATGAAACTCATCAGCTATTATAATCCTACGGATGAACAGGATCACCTTGCCATGGTGCATGAAGAAAATTATTATGACCTGCAGGACATGGACTGGCGTTTACCAGGAAACATGCAATTGTTTTTGTATGGTGGTGACGAATCATTTGAAGTAGCGTTAGAATATGATCACCTGCTGAAAGAAGGAAAGTCAATCCGTGCCAGACCCAGGCCATTAGCCGATGCAAAGTTGATGGCACCTGTTCCACAACCTACCTCCTGCCGGGATGGTTACGCTTTTCGTCAACACGTAGCCGCAGCGCGCAGAAACCGAAAAGTGGAAATGATTCCTGAATTTGATGAGTACCCCATTTTTTATTTTACCAATCACAACTCGATACAAGGTCCGGGTGAAATTGTTTGCATGCCGGATCATTTTCAAAAGCTGGATTTTGAACTGGAAGTTGCTATTGTGATCAACAGGAAGGGAAGAAACATCCGCGCTGAAGAAGCCGATAGTTACATTGGCGGTTACATGATTATGAATGACATGAGCGCCAGAATTTTACAGATGGAAGAGATGAAGCTGAATCTCGGACCTGCCAAAGGAAAAGATTTCTCTACCGTAATTGGGCCGTGGCTGGTTACCCCGGAAGAATTGGAATCTTTTAAGGTGCCTTGCAAGGAAGGCCACACCGGTAACAATTATAATCTTGACATGAAGTGCTGGGTCAATAACAAACTCGTTTCCAGCGGTAATATGCGCGATATGGATTGGACCTTCGCGGAAATTATCGAACGCGCATCTTATGGAGTTGACCTGCTGCCGGGTGATGTGATTGGAAGTGGTACTGTAGGAACAGGTTGTTTTCTTGAATTGAATGGCACGGGTAAATTAGAAAATCCTGCTTATGAAGAGCAGTGGTTGCAGGAAGGTGATGTCGTGGAAATGGAGATCACCGGTCTGGGACGTTTATCAAATACAATAGTGAAAGATGAAAGTGATTTTTCAATATTGGCTTTGAAGAAAAACAGTTGA
- a CDS encoding T9SS type A sorting domain-containing protein has translation MKNYFTTLFCIFTFAITNSYATTHAVPSQFSTIQAALNACAAGDTVWVSPGTYFEHIVWPQVKKIKLLSTGNKGNTAIDGSKSGRVITMDMPDDAIIDNKTQIKGFTIQHGQLDLSASLPVGKGAGIYCFNASPKFVNCNINKNHIVLGADNPVLTGYGAGVYAENASALLFENCLFKSNRSKLISNMYGSALCGIFSDITLNHCEITGNKTNSGENLPTGVIYCDGGGTLNDEAHRGIHFDQCKITYNEIHNNSDIFPAGTICAVNNSNVVIVNTLITDNIHFGASELYAKGNVLYLNASGADLYFVTIANNDGIVDGRTGKCIYAVNTTGCTVQNSILWNNKSSPEIFVESGSTIDVTYSDVKGGYPGTGNISLKPEFVTNNSDDKHLLPISPCAGAGIASGLGSSIDLENNPRPIPSNTNPDMGCYEVDQTLKLASEINMTAQLSVYPNPSDGNSTLQYTVQHAGFVQIDLLNLNGQVLKTLVAAFQNAGENQLQVSLVEEHAGIYFLQVKVDGSQTGIFKYIRN, from the coding sequence ATGAAAAACTATTTCACAACCCTGTTTTGCATTTTTACATTTGCAATTACAAATAGTTATGCAACAACGCATGCTGTACCGTCACAATTCAGCACCATACAGGCAGCGCTGAATGCCTGTGCTGCAGGCGACACCGTTTGGGTCAGTCCCGGAACTTACTTCGAGCACATTGTTTGGCCGCAGGTAAAAAAAATAAAATTGCTCAGCACCGGCAACAAAGGAAATACAGCTATTGATGGCAGCAAGAGTGGCCGGGTAATAACCATGGACATGCCTGATGATGCCATCATCGATAATAAAACACAAATTAAAGGATTCACCATTCAACATGGACAGTTAGACCTGAGTGCATCGTTGCCGGTTGGAAAAGGAGCAGGTATCTATTGTTTCAATGCAAGTCCTAAGTTTGTAAACTGCAACATCAATAAAAATCATATTGTGCTGGGCGCAGATAATCCTGTGCTGACAGGTTACGGAGCAGGTGTATATGCTGAAAATGCAAGTGCTTTACTTTTTGAAAACTGTCTCTTTAAGTCGAATCGTTCTAAGTTGATCTCCAATATGTATGGCAGTGCCCTCTGTGGTATTTTCTCTGATATAACTTTAAATCATTGTGAGATCACGGGAAATAAAACAAATAGCGGTGAGAATTTACCTACAGGCGTTATCTATTGTGACGGCGGTGGTACTTTGAATGATGAGGCACACCGCGGAATTCATTTTGATCAATGTAAAATCACTTACAACGAAATCCACAATAATTCAGATATTTTTCCGGCAGGTACTATTTGTGCCGTTAATAACAGCAATGTGGTAATTGTTAATACACTCATTACAGACAATATCCATTTTGGTGCATCTGAATTATATGCCAAGGGTAATGTATTGTATCTTAATGCATCCGGTGCTGATCTGTATTTCGTTACCATTGCCAACAATGATGGAATTGTAGATGGCAGAACCGGCAAATGTATTTATGCGGTGAATACGACAGGCTGTACCGTTCAGAATTCCATTCTGTGGAACAACAAGAGCAGCCCGGAAATATTTGTGGAAAGCGGAAGCACCATTGATGTTACTTACTCTGATGTAAAAGGTGGCTATCCCGGAACTGGTAACATTAGTTTAAAGCCCGAATTCGTTACTAACAATTCTGACGACAAGCATTTACTTCCCATATCTCCATGTGCAGGTGCAGGCATTGCATCAGGTTTGGGTTCCAGCATTGATCTGGAAAATAATCCACGTCCCATACCTTCCAATACCAATCCTGATATGGGTTGTTATGAAGTAGATCAGACACTGAAACTTGCCAGCGAAATAAATATGACGGCGCAACTTTCAGTTTATCCAAATCCTTCCGATGGAAATTCCACGCTTCAATACACTGTGCAGCACGCGGGCTTTGTTCAAATTGATTTGTTGAACTTAAATGGCCAGGTATTAAAAACCTTAGTAGCTGCTTTTCAAAATGCAGGAGAGAACCAACTGCAGGTTTCGTTGGTGGAAGAACATGCGGGAATCTATTTTTTGCAAGTGAAAGTAGATGGCTCACAAACAGGCATTTTCAAGTACATTCGCAATTGA